The Bartonella australis AUST/NH1 genome contains the following window.
TTTGAATCAGCTGGACACCGCGTTCGATTGCTTCGACTATTCCGGCACTATTGCTTACCAAAGGAAATCCTGGCTGACAGTTTTGGCGGTTTTTCAATGGCATTACAGGAAGAGCGATTTGAAAATTTTTCGCAAGATCGCCTGTAAAAACGTAGTCTACCTCAAGTTTAATTTGCAAAAAACGAGCACGTGAACGGATAATTTCCGGATCAGCTAAAAGAACAAACGGCGGAATGCTACGGATATTACGTTTATTCCACGCTTTTATAGCTATTTCAGGACCAATTCCAGCGGGGTCACCGCCGCTAACAACTAATGGAGGCATCACGATTCTTGAATACGCGCTCTTTGTCGTAATTCTTTTAAATATTTTCCGTTTAACGCTTCAAGTTTCCCACTAATATTTTTTTGATTATCTTGAATAGAAAATATAAGCTGAGCGACGCGATCATCCGAAACCCTTTTTATTTGACAAACAGCGACCGCCTCAATGCCGTTTTGCGTTTCTTGCGGTTTTGTCATTTTTCCGATAGGTGTTGCGCGGATAGCTCCTTCCCAACCGCTAGGAAGCTGGGGTTCTAGCATTTTCCCTAAATCGCGGATAGTAACATCCAATATACCTTTCGCTTGATTTCTCGTATTGTTACATCCTCGAAAATGTGCGCGGAAATTATTTGCCTCATATTGGCGCCTTCCTAAGATTTCCGAACGGCGACGCGCGGGAATAACAAAAATGATCTGCTGCAATGTATATTCATTCGTCGAAGGTTTTACACCGCCATTTTTTAATATTCTGTGTGCCACTTCTTGTTCTGTGAGAAGAACATTTTCAGCTTGATAACGAGCACTAACAAGGCGTCCCCATCCTATCTGACCGCGAATATAAGCTTTAAAATACCCCTCTGTGAGGTCAAATTGAGCTAATATCTCGTTAATTTGGTCAAAAGTCATATGATTTTGCGTAACAAAGGCTTCAAAAGCGCTGTTAACTTCATCGTCACTAACTTCAATATCACGATTCTTCAGTTCGATATTCTTGAGCATTTCGTCAATAAGCTCATTTTTAGCCTGAGCAAGGAGGTTCCCCTGCTTTTGCTGCAATTTAAGAAAAGAAGCGCGTCTTTGAATATCATAATTTGTTATAGCATTCCCATTGACTACAACAGCAATCTCACTTTGAGCAAAGGCTGGGAGAGCAAAAAATGCACTAACAAAGAGGCCGCCTACATTTAGAGCAATGATATAAAATAAGGCGAGAGCGTTATTTTTGAATTTATTCATGTAAGCGAGCCCTTAGTTGTTCATCGGTTCCCTATTCGCCGCTTAAGAATATATATTTTTCTGCGTAAAAACAATGATAAGTTAAAATATCTGCACATTCTCTTTATAAATCTTCCTTTATTTTTTGGCCGATGTCCGCGATTGTGCGCAATGAAAGGGAAAAATTAAAATTTTGTAAAGGTGCGTTTTTTTCTGGATTGATTATCTGTTGGTAGCTGAATGTTACACCGAGACATTCGTCTGTATAGTTTATACTTATCCCGCGTTTTACAAACGTGGCGGACTCTAAGTCGTAGCTAACATTATTATTCATGGACCAATTGTCAGAAAATTTAATACCAGTTTGAAAAGAAATTTCTTGGCGATTTTGCGTATATTCGTAATTTGATTGGCTCGGAATATAGGCGTATTGCACAGCTGCCCAGAGATTTGACCATTTTTTTGACGCTTCTAATTCAGCGCGATGGATTTTACCTGTTTTTTTGTCAAAGCGTCCACGAGATTCTACGTAAAAGCCACTATCATGACTCGCACCGAGCATTGCAACATAGTCTGAGCTTGCTGTTTCAAGGCCAGAATTAACGCCAACAGTAATAAGACCTTTTTCTGCAAAAGAATTTTTTCCTGCAAGATGAAAAGATTGTCCGGCCAGACCATAGAGTGACAAATGATGGCCAAAATTTCCAGAATATCTTAGACCTATATTAGCTCTCACTCCGCCTTCTACGCGGTCGTAACCCGAAAATTTATCACGTTGAAATAAAGTTGTCGCATCGAATATAAAGTTTTGTGCGTCTTCATTTGGTAATTGTTCAGCGTATCGTTCATTATTACGAATAAAGATTTGCGCTGTTGGTTCTAAGATATGCGTGGAGGTTCCAGTGGTGATGAGAAGAGGGTAACGCAATTCCATGCCCGCTGTTGCCGTATTTCGGATAGCTGATGAGGCGATATTAAAATTGGCAGCAGGGTTATTTACTGAGTCAGAAGTATAGTCTCTACGAGTATTTGTTATAATTACATCAGTACGTAAAGCGAGGATGGGAGATAATATCAATCCATTTTGTATATTAAGGCGCCTTTTCCATTCTAGTTCGCCTGTTAAGCGGAAACTGTTTCCAGCTATACCAGAGAGGTTTGTAGTACCGAGAGAAGAGCTCTGCCAATCGGTATGAGGACGGTAAATTGATCGCATATTGCTGTGAAAGCTAAGCTCTCCAGCGTAAATTGGCATAGCTGGTGCAAAAAAATAATCAACGCGGGGTAGGGCCCATACTCGTCGAGAATAATGTTTATTGAGGGGATCTTTAAGAGCTAAATCTTGGGTTATGAAGTGGTAAAAGCGCATATCAAAGTAATTTTTGTCCGCAAGGCCGCTTAAATAAAGTTGGGAAAGCTGTGTAGGATTTGCGTAATTTCCGAGTTTGTACGTGCGATTGAAGTGTTGATCTGATTGTGCGACAATATCCCAGCCGTAGATCCAGCGAGGATTAATACGAAAGTCGCCTTTTGTCGCTACCATATAACGGTTAGTATTTTGAGAATCGACAGTGTCGTCGTCGAATTCATTAGGGTTGATCTGATATATATGGGCGAAGCTGACGTTATAACTGCCTGTTTTAAAACGTTGACGCCATTCACCTTCAGTTAAAATGCCTTGTTTTGTGTAGACGGTAGCAGAAAGTGTAAAATCATAATGAGGTGATAAGCTCCAAAAATAAGAGCTCTTCACGCCTGCCCCGAGATGGCTAGAGTAAAAAAAACGAGGTACGAGTAAGCCGCTGGCACGTTTCACAGTTGGGTCAGGAAGCTCGAAAACCGGTAATCGCACGACTGGTACGCCAAAAAAATCAAGGTGGCTATCTTCGAAGCGAATTTTTTTGATTACGCCATTCCATATGATCTTTTTTGCTTTGATCTGCCATAAAACTTCTCTATCTGGTTTATAATAGCAAGGTTCGCACGCTGTATAGGTGGCGTTGTCGAAGGTTATTATTTTGTCTCTGTGATGTTCAGCGCTTAAAGCAGAAAAATGCGTGTCATTAGCCGCTTCAACGCGCAGGAAGTTTATAAAGCCTTCGCTAAAATCTTTGGTCATGTCTATTCGATTAGAATAGATTTTATTGCCGTCTTTTTGGGTAATTTCGACGTTTCCCCATGCCGTAATTCGCCCCGTTTTTTTATTATAAACGACTTTTTGAGCGATGATTTTATTGCCATCATATTCAATTTGGACATTTCCTTGTACGGAAATAGTGTTTGTGTCGTGATCGTAAATGAGTTCGTCAGCAAAGAATAAAAGGGGGCTTATTGGGATTCGAGTCCCATTGTGAGAAGAACGAGTAAGATTTTGTGCTGTTACAGAACAAGATAAAGATAAACCTAAAAAAAAGCCGATGACACTATTTAAAGCCAGCTTGTTCAACTTTGTCCAAATTATTTTTTTGTTTATTCTCATTAATGGTTTCACTCAGCCATCCTCTTTATGAAGCAGAAAGAAGATGCCTAAAAATAATGCAATAACAACTGGTGCCCAAGCAGCGATAATTGGCGGAATGTACCCGGCGCTACCAAAAGAACGAACGAGAACAGAAACGACGTAAAGCACGAATCCAGCGATAACACCACCAAGAATTAAGATGCCGGATTG
Protein-coding sequences here:
- a CDS encoding peptidylprolyl isomerase, with the protein product MNKFKNNALALFYIIALNVGGLFVSAFFALPAFAQSEIAVVVNGNAITNYDIQRRASFLKLQQKQGNLLAQAKNELIDEMLKNIELKNRDIEVSDDEVNSAFEAFVTQNHMTFDQINEILAQFDLTEGYFKAYIRGQIGWGRLVSARYQAENVLLTEQEVAHRILKNGGVKPSTNEYTLQQIIFVIPARRRSEILGRRQYEANNFRAHFRGCNNTRNQAKGILDVTIRDLGKMLEPQLPSGWEGAIRATPIGKMTKPQETQNGIEAVAVCQIKRVSDDRVAQLIFSIQDNQKNISGKLEALNGKYLKELRQRARIQES
- a CDS encoding LPS-assembly protein LptD; its protein translation is MRINKKIIWTKLNKLALNSVIGFFLGLSLSCSVTAQNLTRSSHNGTRIPISPLLFFADELIYDHDTNTISVQGNVQIEYDGNKIIAQKVVYNKKTGRITAWGNVEITQKDGNKIYSNRIDMTKDFSEGFINFLRVEAANDTHFSALSAEHHRDKIITFDNATYTACEPCYYKPDREVLWQIKAKKIIWNGVIKKIRFEDSHLDFFGVPVVRLPVFELPDPTVKRASGLLVPRFFYSSHLGAGVKSSYFWSLSPHYDFTLSATVYTKQGILTEGEWRQRFKTGSYNVSFAHIYQINPNEFDDDTVDSQNTNRYMVATKGDFRINPRWIYGWDIVAQSDQHFNRTYKLGNYANPTQLSQLYLSGLADKNYFDMRFYHFITQDLALKDPLNKHYSRRVWALPRVDYFFAPAMPIYAGELSFHSNMRSIYRPHTDWQSSSLGTTNLSGIAGNSFRLTGELEWKRRLNIQNGLILSPILALRTDVIITNTRRDYTSDSVNNPAANFNIASSAIRNTATAGMELRYPLLITTGTSTHILEPTAQIFIRNNERYAEQLPNEDAQNFIFDATTLFQRDKFSGYDRVEGGVRANIGLRYSGNFGHHLSLYGLAGQSFHLAGKNSFAEKGLITVGVNSGLETASSDYVAMLGASHDSGFYVESRGRFDKKTGKIHRAELEASKKWSNLWAAVQYAYIPSQSNYEYTQNRQEISFQTGIKFSDNWSMNNNVSYDLESATFVKRGISINYTDECLGVTFSYQQIINPEKNAPLQNFNFSLSLRTIADIGQKIKEDL